A window from Pseudomonas frederiksbergensis encodes these proteins:
- a CDS encoding RHS repeat-associated core domain-containing protein, with translation MSSHIHSHTPTLNVVDSRGLQVREVTYLRNQSITQPQARITRHLHDINGQVLEQRLHTNNAQTADLKQVRSLSGALLLNSSIDAGWRLAFCGEAGQTLKSWDSRGSHWQTDYDDQLRPLVISEQSKGGVLQAIERFTYADNSSAHTQNNQCGRLIRHDDPAGKRLLSKYDQAGQLLSETRHFLKEQQPANWPQAVDDRDKLLEDQTYTTSWQYAPTGETLEQTDAKGHTQRFWFDVAGQLRKVTLQLASATQQTVILDQVKYNAQGQIESQTLGSKILSEATYTPANGRTNRRTISRTGGSILQKLHYAYDAVGNVLSVEDHTKPVQHNANQRIKPVNTYVYDSLYQLVQASGREEQGASIRAPLPDWSTRQGDRSRLLNFTEHYTYDERANLIKLQHRREGNNYIRNMHIASGSNRALPWKTGDAPADFAKGFDANGNLQWLQTGQPLQWNARNQLQRVELVERDSEGADAETYLYDGNGQRVRKQQTKKVHTITHVQDVSYLPGLELRERATEKLEVITLQAGGSTVRCLHWSQGTPAQITNDALRYNFTDHLGSTTLELDAEGRLISEEGYYPFGGTAWRAARNTLEAKYRTVRYSGKERDASGLYYYGHRYYAPWLQRWISPDPAGTTDGLNLYRFVGNNPVTHQDYLGLMKYEIAPFSTAATADAPLSTQIVTAHNTFNSRFITNTQDINNYVLAYDLTWTTRGLLYMGAGNQIGDILNSREHSWGLTHQLRTNIGAYPSTQVRAEHAVAAGAGMCDEFAAVSSRLAASSLRGYGTPIHIAQIPGHTFTLLGDPTRDPLVVDPWVSYPIPDRLSLSRYNHPQLQAFNTTPAMPQDPAYAISLANVATHTPLYTGVRPSMQPPLHQNIQNDLNSPAGVSSWVWDQMSSQQQSSDIWAFSNSTLLNFAHVPVNHRSRLDATALRPSIYAVQFQQPNPFRRI, from the coding sequence ATGAGCTCCCATATTCACAGTCACACTCCAACCTTGAACGTCGTCGACAGTCGTGGACTTCAAGTCCGCGAAGTCACCTACTTGCGTAATCAATCCATAACACAGCCTCAAGCCCGCATTACCCGCCACCTGCATGACATCAACGGCCAGGTGCTTGAGCAGCGCTTGCACACCAATAATGCACAGACCGCTGATTTGAAGCAGGTCCGCAGCCTGTCGGGCGCCCTGCTATTGAACTCCAGCATTGACGCAGGCTGGCGCCTGGCCTTCTGTGGCGAGGCCGGTCAAACCCTGAAAAGCTGGGATTCTCGCGGCAGCCATTGGCAAACGGACTATGACGATCAGCTACGCCCGCTGGTCATCAGCGAACAGTCCAAAGGAGGAGTCCTCCAGGCCATCGAGCGCTTTACCTATGCCGATAACTCAAGTGCCCATACGCAAAACAACCAGTGCGGACGCTTGATTCGCCATGATGATCCGGCGGGAAAACGACTGTTGTCCAAGTATGACCAGGCAGGACAACTGCTCAGCGAAACGCGACATTTCCTGAAGGAGCAACAGCCTGCGAACTGGCCGCAAGCAGTCGATGATCGCGATAAGTTGCTCGAAGACCAGACCTACACCACCTCCTGGCAGTACGCACCCACTGGTGAAACCCTCGAACAAACAGATGCCAAAGGGCATACGCAGCGCTTCTGGTTCGATGTCGCTGGCCAACTCAGGAAAGTCACCCTGCAACTCGCGAGTGCCACCCAACAAACGGTGATTCTCGATCAAGTCAAATACAACGCGCAGGGTCAGATCGAATCGCAAACCCTGGGAAGCAAGATCTTAAGTGAAGCGACTTATACGCCTGCGAACGGCCGCACGAACCGGCGGACAATTTCACGGACGGGGGGAAGCATTCTCCAGAAACTGCACTATGCCTATGACGCGGTCGGCAATGTGTTGAGCGTCGAGGACCACACGAAACCGGTACAACACAACGCCAACCAACGCATAAAGCCGGTCAACACTTATGTCTACGACAGCCTTTATCAACTGGTCCAGGCTTCAGGCCGTGAAGAGCAGGGAGCAAGCATTCGCGCCCCTCTTCCCGATTGGTCGACAAGGCAGGGTGACCGGAGCCGACTGCTCAACTTCACTGAGCATTACACCTACGATGAACGTGCAAACCTGATCAAGCTGCAGCATCGCCGCGAAGGCAACAACTACATCCGCAATATGCATATCGCCTCTGGCAGCAATCGCGCATTGCCATGGAAAACAGGCGATGCTCCAGCCGACTTTGCAAAGGGCTTCGATGCCAACGGCAACCTGCAATGGTTGCAGACAGGCCAACCCCTGCAATGGAACGCGCGCAACCAATTACAACGTGTGGAACTGGTCGAACGCGACAGTGAGGGCGCGGATGCAGAAACCTATCTCTACGACGGCAACGGTCAGCGTGTCCGAAAACAGCAGACTAAAAAAGTGCACACCATCACCCATGTCCAGGACGTGAGCTATTTACCAGGACTAGAGCTTCGTGAAAGAGCCACTGAAAAACTTGAGGTGATCACCCTACAGGCTGGAGGCTCCACGGTACGCTGCCTTCATTGGAGCCAAGGCACTCCTGCGCAGATCACGAATGACGCTTTGCGATACAACTTCACCGACCACCTGGGCTCAACGACCCTGGAACTGGACGCCGAGGGCAGACTGATAAGCGAGGAGGGTTACTACCCCTTCGGCGGTACTGCGTGGAGGGCCGCGCGCAACACGCTGGAGGCGAAATACAGAACCGTTCGCTACTCGGGCAAAGAACGCGATGCCAGTGGCCTCTACTACTACGGGCATCGCTATTACGCGCCGTGGTTGCAGCGCTGGATCAGCCCTGATCCGGCGGGAACCACGGATGGGTTGAATCTGTATCGATTCGTCGGCAACAACCCTGTCACTCATCAGGATTATTTAGGTCTGATGAAGTACGAAATCGCACCATTCAGTACCGCCGCCACGGCAGATGCACCTCTGAGCACCCAGATAGTCACCGCACACAACACGTTCAACTCGAGATTCATAACGAATACACAAGATATAAACAATTACGTGTTGGCCTATGACCTTACCTGGACCACACGAGGACTGCTCTACATGGGGGCTGGCAACCAGATAGGGGACATACTTAATAGCCGTGAACACTCTTGGGGACTCACCCACCAACTACGAACAAATATCGGTGCATATCCATCAACCCAAGTCAGGGCAGAACATGCCGTGGCAGCCGGGGCAGGTATGTGCGATGAATTTGCAGCGGTCAGTTCGCGTTTGGCGGCCTCTTCATTACGCGGATACGGGACACCTATCCATATAGCGCAAATACCAGGACATACCTTCACCCTGCTGGGTGATCCCACGCGGGATCCGCTCGTCGTCGACCCCTGGGTGTCCTACCCGATCCCGGATCGACTTTCCCTAAGCCGCTACAACCACCCACAGTTGCAGGCATTCAATACCACACCTGCCATGCCCCAGGACCCAGCCTATGCGATTTCACTCGCCAACGTCGCCACTCACACCCCTCTGTACACTGGAGTACGGCCATCAATGCAGCCTCCTTTGCATCAGAACATTCAAAATGACCTCAACAGCCCGGCCGGAGTAAGCAGTTGGGTCTGGGATCAAATGTCATCGCAACAGCAGTCCAGTGACATTTGGGCCTTTTCAAATTCCACGTTACTCAACTTCGCACATGTTCCCGTGAATCATCGGTCCAGGCTTGATGCCACGGCGTTGCGTCCCAGCATCTATGCAGTTCAATTCCAACAGCCAAACCCATTCAGAAGGATTTGA
- a CDS encoding SpvB/TcaC N-terminal domain-containing protein, which translates to MNEQSSVPIAPPALPKGGGAIQSIGNNLGSVGTRGTASFEIPLPVTPGRGFAPALTLRYSNAQGNGMFGLGWALSLGTIARRTRLGVPAYTDDDLFVGPDGEVWMPERDKTTGAFISKYALSSNGKTLEQYTVVRYYPRVEAAFDRIEHWFSATDQPGFWLIYRADGSQHLFGKTAAARRADSNAPSRVGEWLLEESMNAHGEHIVYEYTADEVTARGPADNRAQRYLSRVCYGNFTADSQLYLCKVDGLKDKKWHFELCFDYGERSVRLEDTPGYKGTQPYAVRSDPFSDFAYGFELRTQRLCQQVLMFHYFPNEPSMGDKPVLIRRLLLQYQTCALSYSCLSAALPQTFGETHTDRYQPPLEFGYSGFTLKPEARHYKPFEALARLNHQDQFQFVDLKGEGLPGILHRTDQSWRYSQPLRDDRGGDHIVYAAWSELPRIPLADRRKSPRQYFSDLNDDSRPDWIVAHPEFSGFFTLNSNDEWSNYTPLAAVPTEFFHPEGQLASLMGSGRNDLIMIGPRSVRLYANQKITGFAPATQVSRHADEDDLPQPGNSPSELVAFSDLLGSGQQHLIRVRHNEVKCWPNLGRGRFAKGRVIASLDFAYEQFDASRILLADLDGSGAADLIYLQPDCAKIFMNRGGNGLAPAVELPWPQGLRHDRFCKVSAVDLLGLGCSSLIFSVPGDATRHWRYDFVETKPYLLETSNNNMGAACSVSYRSSAQEWLDEKKQLLKNNKPAISHLPFPLFLVKQQSQHDEITGNRLTQKFKYRRGFYDSIEREFRGFGLLLQTDSPTHGKGAQTSPHSAPMLTKTWFHTGQAIDPLNRDYDRNDKDAIGLQATIQVWGEHWGPPAPTPEAALANAHARQRELARALGGRTLRVEIFGLDKGTEKERQPYSVQQHRYRVVERQGLGKYSPYSIMQPLVVESISYQYERISDDPRCTHTINLEWDAYGHLTHSLEISYARRKTPADAPPFTDTWLQKWWRDAHDEDQQYYYLSETKAQFIHIATAQALRLGLRYLQRTNALRLPKSPLAAGLSPQDIHYENLLERSTSKTWEDRRTLTGLSVQRYRKPDASGTFDDGQASVEGLIDHQETAEFNKLALSVYDEHKSEDTSFDVTKLLQDNGYRKMPIALPPDEDWDKNNPLWSVRRSFSTYYKLAGFYRAQTFRQSQQHGPTTITHDPYSCLIATVELPDQCTTRATKIGYRTLQPKQISDPNGNFQEAQYSELGQVHALTWYKNGVSENVGFKPMATYSRPTDDRPDTAIDDPGKALQNIASAFFYDSLSWMGRIPAVTGEELAWRKKAVDNNDLLPTGHIRASTRARLTGLNIKTLYEQTLQTRIDGVQREPVHCVTMQADRFSSDSEKQVRITIACWDGFGRQLQKKQRVDPGKALDINEDGTLKLENDTLQERDVSFRWRVSERVEYDNKGLVIRTYRPYFSARHRYVNDESLRKSGLCDQQFHDPLGRLLRVVNANGDERRHTYHPWYSTIEDENDTQPDTTTQGGAQ; encoded by the coding sequence ATGAACGAACAGAGCTCCGTCCCTATCGCGCCTCCGGCGCTGCCCAAGGGTGGCGGCGCCATTCAAAGCATCGGCAACAACCTCGGTTCGGTTGGTACAAGAGGCACGGCGTCCTTTGAAATTCCCTTGCCTGTTACCCCGGGTCGCGGATTTGCCCCGGCCTTGACCCTGCGTTACAGCAACGCGCAAGGCAACGGTATGTTCGGCCTCGGTTGGGCTCTTTCCCTGGGCACAATTGCACGACGTACCCGACTGGGCGTCCCGGCCTACACCGATGACGATCTGTTCGTCGGGCCCGACGGCGAGGTATGGATGCCGGAGCGGGACAAGACGACCGGTGCGTTCATTTCCAAATACGCGCTGAGCAGCAATGGCAAGACACTGGAGCAATACACTGTCGTTCGCTACTACCCTCGAGTCGAAGCGGCTTTCGACCGGATCGAACATTGGTTCAGTGCGACCGACCAACCGGGCTTCTGGCTGATCTACCGCGCTGACGGCAGTCAACATCTGTTCGGAAAAACAGCGGCAGCGCGCCGCGCAGACTCCAACGCCCCCTCGCGGGTAGGTGAATGGTTGCTCGAAGAAAGCATGAATGCTCATGGCGAGCATATTGTTTATGAGTACACCGCTGATGAGGTGACTGCTCGGGGCCCGGCCGATAACCGTGCCCAGCGTTACCTGAGTCGCGTTTGCTATGGCAACTTCACGGCTGACTCGCAGTTGTACTTGTGCAAAGTCGATGGCCTCAAGGATAAAAAATGGCATTTCGAGCTGTGTTTCGACTACGGCGAACGCAGCGTTCGTCTGGAAGACACACCCGGGTACAAAGGGACGCAACCGTACGCTGTACGCAGTGATCCATTCTCGGACTTCGCCTACGGTTTTGAGTTGCGTACTCAACGCTTGTGCCAACAGGTTCTGATGTTTCATTACTTCCCGAATGAACCATCAATGGGCGACAAGCCAGTACTGATTCGCCGCCTCTTGCTCCAGTATCAGACTTGCGCGCTTTCCTACAGCTGTCTGAGTGCGGCGTTGCCCCAAACCTTTGGCGAAACACACACCGATCGATACCAACCGCCTCTTGAGTTTGGCTACTCCGGTTTCACGCTCAAGCCCGAGGCTCGACACTACAAACCTTTCGAGGCACTGGCCAGACTCAACCACCAGGACCAGTTTCAGTTCGTCGATCTGAAGGGAGAAGGGTTGCCAGGCATTCTTCATCGAACCGATCAAAGCTGGCGCTATAGCCAGCCCTTGCGGGACGACAGAGGCGGGGATCACATCGTGTACGCGGCATGGAGCGAACTGCCCCGAATACCGCTGGCGGACAGGCGAAAGTCTCCTCGACAGTATTTCAGTGATCTCAACGATGACAGTCGTCCGGACTGGATCGTGGCGCACCCCGAGTTCAGCGGTTTCTTTACGCTGAATTCGAACGATGAATGGTCGAACTACACCCCGCTTGCCGCTGTTCCCACCGAGTTCTTCCATCCTGAAGGGCAGTTAGCCAGTCTGATGGGGAGTGGGCGCAACGATCTGATCATGATCGGACCGCGCAGTGTGCGCCTGTACGCCAACCAGAAAATAACCGGCTTCGCCCCGGCAACGCAGGTTTCACGTCACGCCGATGAAGATGACCTGCCTCAGCCCGGTAACTCACCCAGTGAACTGGTGGCCTTCAGCGATCTTCTGGGCAGTGGCCAACAGCACCTGATCCGTGTTCGCCACAACGAAGTGAAATGCTGGCCTAACCTGGGCCGCGGACGCTTCGCAAAGGGCCGAGTAATCGCCTCCCTGGACTTTGCATACGAACAGTTCGATGCGTCACGCATCCTGCTGGCCGACCTGGACGGCTCAGGGGCTGCTGACCTTATTTATCTGCAACCCGATTGCGCAAAAATTTTCATGAACCGCGGCGGCAATGGCCTGGCCCCCGCGGTCGAACTGCCCTGGCCCCAAGGACTGCGCCATGACCGGTTCTGCAAGGTCAGCGCCGTAGATCTGCTGGGGCTCGGCTGTTCGAGTCTGATATTCAGTGTGCCGGGGGACGCAACCCGGCATTGGCGCTATGACTTCGTGGAGACCAAGCCCTACTTGCTCGAAACCAGCAATAACAATATGGGGGCTGCCTGCAGCGTCAGCTATCGAAGCTCTGCCCAGGAATGGCTGGATGAAAAAAAACAGCTGCTCAAAAACAACAAACCAGCAATCTCCCACCTTCCATTTCCTCTGTTTTTGGTCAAACAGCAGAGCCAGCACGACGAAATTACCGGCAATCGTCTGACCCAGAAATTCAAATATCGTCGTGGCTTCTACGACAGCATCGAACGAGAATTTCGCGGGTTCGGTCTGCTCTTGCAAACCGACAGTCCAACCCATGGCAAGGGGGCACAAACCAGCCCCCATAGCGCACCGATGCTGACCAAAACCTGGTTCCATACGGGCCAAGCTATCGACCCACTCAATCGTGATTACGACCGCAACGACAAGGACGCCATTGGCCTTCAGGCAACTATCCAGGTTTGGGGCGAACATTGGGGACCACCCGCGCCAACGCCCGAAGCAGCCCTCGCCAACGCCCATGCCCGGCAGCGCGAGCTCGCTCGAGCGCTTGGCGGCCGGACTCTGAGGGTAGAGATTTTCGGCCTGGACAAGGGCACAGAAAAAGAGAGGCAGCCCTATTCAGTGCAACAACATCGATATCGGGTCGTTGAACGCCAGGGCCTGGGTAAATACAGCCCTTACTCGATCATGCAACCGTTGGTTGTGGAATCCATAAGCTACCAGTATGAGCGCATCTCTGATGATCCTCGCTGTACTCACACGATCAATCTTGAATGGGACGCCTACGGCCACCTCACCCACAGTCTGGAGATCAGCTATGCGCGGAGAAAAACACCTGCCGACGCCCCTCCTTTCACGGATACCTGGCTGCAAAAATGGTGGCGCGATGCCCATGACGAGGATCAGCAGTATTACTACCTGAGCGAAACCAAGGCTCAGTTCATTCACATAGCTACAGCACAGGCCCTACGCCTTGGCCTGCGTTACCTACAACGCACCAATGCTTTGAGGTTGCCTAAATCGCCCTTGGCCGCAGGGCTATCCCCCCAGGATATCCATTATGAAAACCTGCTAGAGCGGAGCACTTCAAAGACCTGGGAAGACAGGCGGACCCTGACCGGTTTGTCTGTACAGCGTTACCGCAAACCCGATGCAAGCGGCACCTTCGATGACGGTCAGGCGAGCGTCGAAGGGTTGATTGATCACCAGGAAACCGCCGAATTCAATAAGCTGGCGTTGAGCGTCTACGACGAACACAAATCGGAGGATACGTCTTTTGATGTCACCAAACTTCTCCAGGACAATGGCTACCGAAAAATGCCCATTGCTTTACCGCCTGACGAAGACTGGGACAAAAACAATCCACTCTGGTCTGTACGTCGCAGCTTTTCCACGTATTACAAACTGGCCGGCTTTTACAGGGCACAGACCTTCAGGCAAAGCCAACAGCATGGCCCGACGACCATCACCCATGACCCCTATTCCTGCCTGATCGCCACTGTCGAACTGCCCGACCAATGCACCACCCGCGCGACAAAGATTGGCTATCGAACACTTCAGCCAAAACAGATCAGCGACCCCAACGGGAATTTCCAGGAAGCGCAATACAGTGAGTTGGGACAGGTACACGCCCTCACCTGGTACAAAAATGGCGTAAGTGAAAATGTCGGATTCAAACCGATGGCCACCTATAGCCGCCCTACCGATGATCGCCCCGACACCGCCATCGATGATCCGGGCAAGGCACTCCAGAATATCGCGAGTGCCTTTTTCTATGACTCGCTCAGCTGGATGGGGCGTATTCCCGCCGTTACAGGCGAAGAGTTGGCCTGGCGCAAAAAAGCAGTGGATAACAATGATCTGCTACCGACTGGGCACATCCGCGCAAGTACCCGTGCTCGCCTGACCGGCCTCAACATCAAGACGCTTTACGAGCAAACTCTTCAGACGCGAATAGACGGCGTACAACGCGAACCGGTTCACTGCGTCACGATGCAAGCGGACCGGTTCTCCTCCGACAGCGAAAAACAGGTACGCATCACCATCGCTTGCTGGGATGGCTTTGGTCGACAACTGCAAAAAAAACAACGCGTCGACCCAGGAAAAGCCCTGGACATCAATGAAGACGGCACATTGAAACTTGAAAACGACACACTGCAGGAGCGTGATGTCAGCTTTCGATGGCGTGTCAGTGAGCGTGTCGAGTACGACAACAAAGGCTTGGTCATTCGTACCTACCGCCCCTATTTCAGTGCCAGGCATCGCTACGTCAATGATGAATCCCTGCGCAAGTCAGGACTTTGTGATCAGCAATTCCACGACCCACTGGGTCGACTCCTTCGTGTCGTCAATGCCAACGGCGATGAGCGTCGGCACACCTATCACCCCTGGTACTCAACGATCGAGGATGAAAACGACACCCAACCCGACACTACGACTCAGGGAGGTGCTCAATGA